The Streptomyces sp. NBC_01363 region ATCGCCCCGGACGTCGGCGGCGGCTTCGGCTCCAAGCTCCAGGTGTACGGGGAGGAGGCCGTCGCCCTCGCCCTGGCCAGGAAGCCGGGCAGGCCCGTCAAATGGACCGAGTCCCGCTCCGAGGGTTATCTGGCCACTCATCACGGCCGCGGCCAGATCCAGGACATCGAGATCGCCGCGACGAAGGACGGCGGGATCCTCGGTCTGAGCGTCGACCTGCTCGCCGACATGGGCGTCTACCTGATGCTGATCACCCCCGGCATTCCGCTGCTCGGCGCGTTCATGTACCCGGGGGTCTACAAGATGAACGCGTACGCCTTCCGGTGCACCGGGGTCTTCACCACCAGAACGCCGACCGACGCCTACCACGGCGCCGGCCGCCCCGAGGCGACCTTCGCGATCGAGCGGACCATGGACGAACTCGCGGCCGAACTCGGCGTGGACCCTATCGAGTTGCGGCCGCTCGGCGTGCGGGACGTGGCCATGCCGTGCACCCCGCTGCGCATCTGGCAGGCCGTCGAGGGACGCACGGGCGAAGGGGGCGACGACATGATTCCCGCCGCATTCGACTACGCACGGCCCGACACCCTCGACGATGCGGTACGCACGCTGCACGACGGCGGCGAGGAGGCGAAGGTCCTGGCGGGCGGACAGAGCCTGATCCCCATCCTCCGCCTGTGCCTCGCCTTCCCCGAACTCCTCGTCGACCTCGGCCGGATCCCGGAACTGCGCGGCGTCCGCGAGGACACCGCCACCGGATCGCTCGTCATCGGAGCCATGACGACCCACCACGACGTCCTCCACGACCCCCTGGTACGCCGCCACGCCGGTCTGCCGGCCACCGCCACCGCCACCGAGACCGTCGCCGACCCCGCCGTACGGCACCGCGGCACACCCGGCGGCTCGCTCTGCCACGCCGAGCCGGCCGCCGACCTCCCGGCGGTACTGCTCGCCCTGGACGGCGAGATGGTGGCCGCGGGGCCACGCGGCAGGCGCACCGTCCCGGCCCGCGAGTTCTTCGTCGACTACCTGCAGACATCCCTGGCACCGGACGAGTTGCCGGTGGAGATCCGGGTGCCGAGGACCGACGCCTGGGGCTTCCACTACGAGAAGTTCAGCCGGGTCGCCCAGGGCTGGGCGGTCGTCGGTGTCGCGGCACTCGTACGGCGCGACGACGGCCACATCGCCGAGGCCCGCATCGGCCTGACCAACATGGGCGCCACGCCCCTGCGCGCGAGCGCCACCGAGCCGGCGCTCGCCGGAGCCGGGGCCGGCCCGGCCGCGGTGGTGCACGCCGCCCACGCGGCGGCGGAGGGCACCCGCCCCGCCTCCGACCTGTCGGCGACGCCCGAGTACCGCGAACACCTCGCCCGGGTGCTGACCCGGCGCGCGGTGCTGGCCGCGGCCGGGACGGAGTGACAGGTGACC contains the following coding sequences:
- a CDS encoding xanthine dehydrogenase family protein subunit M, whose amino-acid sequence is MIPAAFDYARPDTLDDAVRTLHDGGEEAKVLAGGQSLIPILRLCLAFPELLVDLGRIPELRGVREDTATGSLVIGAMTTHHDVLHDPLVRRHAGLPATATATETVADPAVRHRGTPGGSLCHAEPAADLPAVLLALDGEMVAAGPRGRRTVPAREFFVDYLQTSLAPDELPVEIRVPRTDAWGFHYEKFSRVAQGWAVVGVAALVRRDDGHIAEARIGLTNMGATPLRASATEPALAGAGAGPAAVVHAAHAAAEGTRPASDLSATPEYREHLARVLTRRAVLAAAGTE